Proteins co-encoded in one Granulicella cerasi genomic window:
- a CDS encoding LacI family DNA-binding transcriptional regulator: MPTNKSTKVPAAASRITMHDIARRANVSLGTVSHVINGKVSVSDEVRARVQKAIDELGYQPNHLSRALRTNRTNLIGMVIPDITNPFFPSVVRGVEDAAFRANYRLLLCNADNDPAKELAYMNDLSSFMPAGIILIPSDNHKLPTLGQYPLVCIDRQPLGWNGDSVTVENFEGGKTAAAHLAQLGHKQIAIVQGPENVSTVGDRVRGFLKELKRRKITISPEYIQASSFDQEGGYLCAMRLLRLVPRPTAIFAANDLIAVGALQAVKASKLRCPQDVSIIGFDGLSVTDFTEPALTSVVQPSYQLGHAAMRLLLSRIEGDTAPPRHIVLETQLKVRDSAQEPPTTRR; encoded by the coding sequence TTGCCCACAAACAAATCAACGAAAGTGCCCGCCGCCGCCTCGCGCATTACCATGCACGATATCGCGCGGCGGGCCAACGTTTCTCTGGGCACGGTTTCGCACGTCATCAACGGTAAAGTCTCCGTGTCTGATGAGGTACGCGCTCGCGTTCAGAAGGCCATCGACGAGCTGGGCTATCAACCCAATCATCTTTCGCGCGCGCTACGCACGAACCGCACGAACCTGATCGGCATGGTGATCCCCGACATCACCAATCCCTTCTTCCCTTCCGTAGTGCGCGGCGTGGAGGACGCAGCGTTTCGCGCAAACTATCGTCTGCTGCTGTGCAATGCAGACAACGACCCTGCGAAGGAACTCGCCTACATGAACGACCTCAGTTCGTTCATGCCCGCAGGCATCATCCTCATCCCTTCGGACAACCACAAGCTGCCTACCCTGGGCCAATATCCGCTGGTGTGTATCGATCGCCAGCCGTTGGGTTGGAACGGTGACAGCGTCACGGTCGAAAACTTTGAAGGCGGCAAGACGGCAGCCGCGCATCTCGCGCAGTTGGGTCACAAGCAGATCGCTATCGTCCAGGGCCCCGAGAATGTCTCTACCGTAGGAGATCGTGTTCGCGGCTTCCTGAAGGAGTTGAAGCGCCGTAAAATCACCATCTCGCCCGAGTACATACAGGCGAGCAGCTTCGACCAGGAGGGCGGTTATCTCTGCGCGATGCGATTGCTTCGGCTGGTGCCACGACCCACAGCGATCTTCGCGGCGAACGACTTGATTGCAGTCGGCGCGTTGCAAGCAGTAAAGGCGTCCAAGCTACGCTGCCCGCAGGACGTGTCCATCATCGGCTTCGACGGGTTGAGCGTCACAGACTTCACCGAACCGGCGCTGACATCTGTCGTCCAGCCGAGCTACCAACTGGGGCACGCGGCGATGCGACTGCTCCTCAGCCGTATTGAAGGCGACACTGCTCCACCGCGCCACATCGTGCTGGAGACGCAGCTCAAAGTGCGCGACTCCGCGCAGGAGCCACCGACCACGCGACGTTGA